A single region of the Sphingobium sp. TKS genome encodes:
- a CDS encoding DUF1428 domain-containing protein: MSYMDGFVIPVPKGNKERYREVAAYAAPIFIEHGALRIVECWANDIKPGKVNDFRTAVIAEEDEEVVFSWIEWPDKETRDAGAEKVMNDPRMQPKEGEDMPFSGARLIYGGFEVLLDAKA; the protein is encoded by the coding sequence ATGAGCTATATGGACGGTTTCGTGATCCCGGTGCCCAAAGGGAACAAGGAGCGGTATAGGGAAGTGGCGGCCTATGCTGCGCCGATCTTCATCGAACATGGCGCGCTGCGGATCGTCGAGTGCTGGGCGAACGACATCAAGCCCGGCAAGGTCAACGACTTCCGTACCGCCGTCATTGCGGAGGAGGATGAGGAGGTCGTCTTTTCCTGGATCGAATGGCCCGACAAGGAGACGCGTGACGCGGGCGCGGAGAAAGTCATGAACGACCCGCGGATGCAGCCCAAGGAAGGGGAGGACATGCCCTTTTCCGGCGCGCGGTTGATCTATGGCGGGTTTGAGGTGCTGCTGGACGCTAAGGCTTGA